In Lacibacter sp. H375, one DNA window encodes the following:
- a CDS encoding T9SS type A sorting domain-containing protein: protein MKTFLLSFALAFTFVIGSKSTSAQCTVSDIFVQNISVVGGTATSCTVKFDVTFNIADNNGNKFIFIHAWLQEDYPNYFKCENGQSTLGGSVAAPKFSDLAKAFINIGLDNTGESPVVLTSYPPDGSVSLTTIDRASKVVLADGSANITLYGVVATSPVACTTPVVIVADLWSSQAASAQRAHCVNCGIRSSAGFLSAFGFVNCFANSYTGSLTNNTSTAISGYYRVYADVNGDGYFTVGTDTLIQSSTNFTLAGSGSIALTGAVPVENSSQSLFVLVTQTTGAATNASRLFLFPATVCGPLPVTFLSFDVNRINRTDVLVKWETATEENNRGFVLQRKTGNGAWQQVAFIPSKAIGGNSSSTTSYSFTDMNNSKGLTQYRIQQIDFDGKTNISGTRVVRGEGQDDKMIIYPNPSTNGRVMIVFSENKLVRDIILVDMYGKLVKQWRGVEDNSLEIDKLTSGMYLLKVISRESGEQTSTKIVVSNY, encoded by the coding sequence ATGAAAACTTTTTTACTCTCTTTTGCCTTGGCATTTACGTTTGTCATTGGCAGTAAAAGCACCTCCGCACAATGTACAGTTTCAGACATCTTTGTGCAAAACATTTCAGTTGTTGGCGGAACAGCCACCAGTTGCACTGTTAAGTTTGATGTTACGTTTAACATCGCAGACAATAACGGCAACAAATTTATTTTCATTCATGCGTGGCTACAAGAGGACTATCCCAATTATTTCAAATGTGAGAACGGGCAAAGTACGCTCGGCGGATCCGTTGCAGCACCAAAATTTTCCGACCTTGCGAAAGCATTTATTAACATTGGCCTCGATAATACAGGAGAATCACCTGTTGTGCTAACATCGTATCCACCAGATGGTTCAGTAAGCCTTACAACAATAGACAGGGCCAGTAAAGTTGTATTAGCTGACGGATCAGCAAACATAACATTGTACGGTGTTGTTGCCACTTCACCTGTAGCTTGCACCACACCTGTAGTAATTGTTGCAGATCTCTGGTCGAGCCAGGCAGCTTCTGCACAAAGAGCACATTGTGTTAACTGCGGCATTCGTTCTTCTGCGGGATTTTTATCAGCTTTTGGTTTTGTAAATTGCTTTGCTAATTCTTACACTGGTTCTCTTACAAATAATACTTCAACTGCCATTAGCGGATATTACCGGGTTTATGCAGACGTTAATGGTGATGGTTACTTTACCGTTGGTACAGATACCTTGATACAAAGCAGCACAAACTTTACCCTTGCAGGTTCAGGAAGCATTGCTTTAACCGGTGCCGTGCCGGTAGAAAATAGTTCGCAAAGTTTATTTGTGCTTGTAACACAAACAACGGGAGCTGCTACCAATGCTTCAAGATTGTTTTTATTCCCCGCAACAGTTTGTGGACCTCTGCCGGTAACTTTTCTTTCGTTTGATGTTAACCGCATCAACAGAACGGATGTATTGGTTAAATGGGAAACTGCAACAGAAGAAAATAACAGAGGTTTCGTGTTGCAACGCAAAACAGGCAACGGTGCATGGCAACAAGTTGCATTTATTCCTTCGAAAGCTATTGGAGGCAACAGCAGTTCAACAACGAGCTATTCATTTACAGATATGAATAACAGCAAAGGGCTTACGCAGTACCGTATTCAACAAATAGATTTTGATGGAAAAACCAATATAAGCGGCACAAGGGTTGTTCGTGGTGAAGGGCAGGACGACAAAATGATCATTTACCCTAACCCTAGTACAAATGGCCGTGTGATGATTGTATTCAGTGAAAACAAATTGGTGCGTGATATCATACTGGTTGATATGTACGGGAAGCTTGTAAAACAATGGAGAGGAGTTGAAGACAATAGCCTTGAAATTGACAAGCTCACAAGTGGTATGTATTTGCTTAAAGTTATCAGCAGGGAAAGTGGAGAACAAACAAGCACCAAAATTGTCGTTTCAAATTATTAA
- a CDS encoding helix-turn-helix domain-containing protein — protein sequence MKLYIKNMVCIRCKMIVKEELSKLGIEYTSVELGEVEINTPLTSELHDELKKRLMNYGLDLIDDKKHVLIQRIKNLIVEMVHYEDKPVVVNFSVYLSEKLNHDYTYMANLFSEVQGTTIEKFIISHKIERVKELLLYNELNLTEIAYLMHYSSVAHLSSQFRKVTGFTPSYFKQLKGVRRNMLEEI from the coding sequence ATGAAGCTGTACATAAAAAACATGGTTTGCATCCGTTGCAAAATGATTGTGAAGGAGGAGTTATCCAAACTTGGAATTGAATACACATCGGTGGAATTAGGTGAAGTGGAAATAAACACCCCGCTAACAAGTGAGTTGCACGATGAATTGAAGAAAAGACTTATGAATTATGGACTCGATTTGATAGATGATAAAAAACATGTGCTTATTCAACGCATTAAAAATTTAATTGTTGAAATGGTTCACTATGAGGATAAGCCGGTGGTTGTTAACTTCTCGGTTTATTTAAGTGAAAAGCTAAACCACGACTACACTTACATGGCTAATCTCTTTTCTGAAGTTCAGGGCACAACAATCGAAAAATTCATCATCTCACACAAAATTGAACGGGTGAAGGAATTACTTCTTTATAATGAACTAAACCTTACTGAGATTGCTTACCTCATGCATTACAGCAGTGTTGCTCATCTTTCATCCCAGTTCAGAAAAGTTACCGGTTTCACACCTTCGTACTTTAAACAGCTTAAAGGCGTACGCAGAAACATGCTCGAAGAAATTTAA